GCGACGGCGACGCGAAGATGACCGTCCTGAGCGCCCTGGAAGAGGCCGGGGTCGAGGTGTCCGACTTCGAGACGGAGGAGGCCTCGCTGGACGACGTCTTCGCCGCCTACGTCGACCGCACTGAGGTGGAAGCATGAGCGCCGACGACGCGACTGCGAGCCTCCGCCAGGCAGTCGCGCCCATCGACGAGCGCCTCCAGGGGTTCGACTGGTACCCCATCGCGAAGAAGGAGTTCGCAGACACGATCCGCTCCCGGGCGCTGGTGATCCTGGCGGTCGTCTTCGCCGTCCTGTTCGTCGTCCCGCCGATCATCGCGCTGTACACCGACTTCGGGAGCGCACAGAGCATCTCCGCCGTGCTGATCGCCGGCCGCCTGCGCATCATGTCCGTCGTCGTCCCCATCGCCGCCATCGCGCTGGGGTACGCGGCCATCTCCGGTGAGCGGGAGTCGGGCTCGATGAAGCTACTGCTATCCCTGCCCTACGACCGGCTCGACGTCGTGATCGGGAAGTTCGTCGGCCGGTCGGCAGTGTTGCTCGTCCCCCTGCTCGGGGCGCTCGTCCTCCAGTACGCCGTCGTCATTCCGGAACTCGCCGGGGCCGATGCGAACGTCCAGGCGGA
This genomic interval from Halomicrobium urmianum contains the following:
- a CDS encoding ABC transporter permease, producing MSADDATASLRQAVAPIDERLQGFDWYPIAKKEFADTIRSRALVILAVVFAVLFVVPPIIALYTDFGSAQSISAVLIAGRLRIMSVVVPIAAIALGYAAISGERESGSMKLLLSLPYDRLDVVIGKFVGRSAVLLVPLLGALVLQYAVVIPELAGADANVQAESLLAFFALTMLLGVVFVGAAVGISAGTSTTRRSLAVVGGLWIYFFALWNSAARGTGSLLREYTDVESLTTIKAELAVKLLNPTQAYQTLVQSLSGNAEHAARAQMFGGLRSQVVAQELQGSVPFYLSDGAAVAVLLFWMLVPLYLGYQVFERSDM